GGAAGGCTTGGCGGCCTCGGCGACCGAGGGAGCCTCTTCGGGCTTCTCCGGCTCCTCTTCGGGCTTCTCCGGCTCGTCCTCTTCGGTGAGCAGGACGCCGACCACCGCGCGGATCTTGTCCTCGGAGACGGCGCCGGCGCGCAGGAGGCGGGGCACCGGACCGGTCAGGTCGATGATCGTGGACGGGTCGGCGTGGCCCGAGGCGCCGCCGTCCAGGTAGACCGCGACGGAGTCGCCCAGCATCTTCTCGGCCTCGTCGACCGTGCGGGCCGCGGGGCGGCCGGACAGGTTCGCGCTGCTGACGGCGAGAGGCCCGGTCTCCTTGAGCAGTTCGACGGCGAGCTCGTGCATCGGCATCCGGATCGCGACGGTGCCCTTGGTCTCGCCGAGGTCCCACATGAGGCTGGGGTTGGCGCGGCACACGAGGGTCAGCGCGCCCGGCCAGAACTCGTCGATGAGGTCCTGCCCGTAGGTGCCGAGGTCGTCCACGAGCGCCGTGGCGGCGCGGACGGAGCCCACCAGCACCGGCGGCGGCATCTCCCGGCCCCGGCCCTTGGCGTCCAGAAGGGCGGTCACGGCGGGCGGCATGAACGCGTCCACGCCGACGCCGTACACGGTGTCGGTCGGCAGGACGATCAGCTCGCCGCGCCGGACGGCCGAGAAGGCCTCGGCGATCCCCCGGGCGCGCTCCATCGGCTCAGAGCAGTCGTAACGTCGGCTCACGGTCGCCCGTCTTCCCATCTGCACAGCGCTCGCGGGTATGGCACCGCCCAGGATAGCGGTGCTAGTCGGCGGCCAGGCGCGCGGTGACGAAGCGGTCCCGGTTCGCCAGGTCGCGCCGGTTGCGCACGTCGCGCCAGCCGTGCTCCTCCGCGAAGACCCAGTACACGCCGTTGCCCTGGAGGTCGCTGTGCTCGACGGCCGCGTAGCCGCCGGGGCGCAGGAGGCGGCGGGCGGTGCGCTCCACCACGCGGATCGCGTCCAGGCCGTCGTCGCCGCCGCCCCACAGGGCGTCGGCGGGGTCGTGGTCGCGGACGTCGCGCGGGACGTACTCCCACTCGCTCATCGGGATGTACGGGGGGTTGCTGACGACGAGGTCGACCGTGCCGTCCAGCTCGGTGAGGGCGGCCGCGAAGTCGTCCAGGTGCAGGCGGACGCGGCCCCGCTCGTCCAGCTCCTCCACGTTGCGGG
The sequence above is a segment of the Actinomadura coerulea genome. Coding sequences within it:
- a CDS encoding L-threonylcarbamoyladenylate synthase gives rise to the protein MSRRYDCSEPMERARGIAEAFSAVRRGELIVLPTDTVYGVGVDAFMPPAVTALLDAKGRGREMPPPVLVGSVRAATALVDDLGTYGQDLIDEFWPGALTLVCRANPSLMWDLGETKGTVAIRMPMHELAVELLKETGPLAVSSANLSGRPAARTVDEAEKMLGDSVAVYLDGGASGHADPSTIIDLTGPVPRLLRAGAVSEDKIRAVVGVLLTEEDEPEKPEEEPEKPEEAPSVAEAAKPSLTKEEPPQTPREPSEPLQESPAPNPKPSLRKGEDDSSTA